A region of Stigmatopora argus isolate UIUO_Sarg chromosome 24, RoL_Sarg_1.0, whole genome shotgun sequence DNA encodes the following proteins:
- the bphl gene encoding LOW QUALITY PROTEIN: valacyclovir hydrolase (The sequence of the model RefSeq protein was modified relative to this genomic sequence to represent the inferred CDS: inserted 3 bases in 2 codons) produces the protein MQIHLFSSTLTHSGQMVNGVDLYYEKTSTGKHSMVFLPGAIGNPKTDFQPRLMSLKKQLFTVIGWDTRGYGQSRPPDXDFPLNFFERDAGGIVDLIRHLTNHISVCGVSKWSARMRAPMEEVYGADVFAKTWEACVNGIAQFAHRPKRNICIDLLXLKCPTLIIHGEKDPIVPKSSPYFLLKQIQKSITYPLQLHHMPEGKQNLHLRYPEEFNKPLEEFLEEGQNNKPGKFQ, from the exons ATGCAAATCCATTTGTTCAGCTCTACATTGACACATAGCGGGCAAATGGTTAATGGAGTGGATCTTTACTATGAGAAGACAAGCACAGGAAAACATTCAATGGTGTTTCTTCCTGGTGCTATAG GAAACCCCAAAACAGATTTTCAACCCCGTCTTATGTCTTTGAAGAAGCAGCTTTTTACTGTGATAGGTTGGGATACACGTGGTTATGGACAATCACGCCCTCCTGA AGACTTTCCCCTCAACTTTTTTGAAAGGGATGCAGGGGGCATTGTGGATTTAATAAGG catttaaccaatcacatttcggtCTGTGGTGTGTCCAAATGGAGCGCAAGAATGAGGGCCCCAATGGAAGAGGTGTATGGGGCAGATGTCTTTGCGAAAACATGGGAAGCCTGCGTGAATGGGATCGCACAGTTTGCCCATAGACCTAAAA GAAACATCTGCATTGACCTTC ACTTAAAATGTCCAACACTAATCATACATGGAGAGAAAGATCCCATAGTGCCCAAATCTTCCCCATACTTCCTCCTCAAACAAATCCAGAAAAGCATTACCTACCCATTACA ATTGCATCATATGCCAGAGGGAAAACAGAATCTCCATCTGAGGTATCCTGAAGAATTCAACAAACCTTTGGAAGAATTTCTGGAAGAGGGACAGAATAATAAACCTGGAAAATTCCAATGA